In Synechococcus sp. CC9616, the following are encoded in one genomic region:
- a CDS encoding N-acetylmannosamine-6-phosphate 2-epimerase, translating into MLMKAEALDGGLIVSVQAPPGSPMRDPEVIAAMAEASLRNGAVGVRLESPEHIGAVRRRCPEALIIGLWKRTFPDSSVYITPGWREIQAVWSAGADVVAIDATSRFRPDGQRLDDLIERSRDELRAPLMADVDSVENGLQAAELGCEWVGTTLFGYTDETSGSRPPALSLLPALRHELKTSVRLICEGGIASPEEARSALEAGADNVVVGTAITGVDLQVAAYCRGMAG; encoded by the coding sequence ATGCTGATGAAAGCTGAAGCCTTGGATGGAGGTCTGATCGTCTCCGTGCAAGCTCCTCCCGGTTCACCCATGCGTGATCCTGAGGTCATCGCAGCGATGGCGGAGGCGTCGCTGCGCAATGGTGCAGTGGGTGTTCGTCTTGAGAGTCCGGAGCACATCGGAGCTGTACGCCGCCGCTGCCCCGAGGCTTTGATCATCGGGCTGTGGAAGCGCACCTTTCCCGACAGCTCCGTGTACATCACCCCAGGTTGGCGAGAGATTCAAGCCGTCTGGTCTGCTGGTGCCGATGTTGTGGCCATTGACGCGACGTCCCGTTTTCGGCCGGATGGTCAGCGTCTCGATGATCTGATCGAGCGAAGCCGCGATGAACTGCGAGCTCCATTAATGGCTGATGTCGACAGCGTCGAGAATGGTTTGCAGGCAGCAGAACTGGGCTGTGAGTGGGTTGGCACCACTCTGTTCGGCTACACAGATGAAACGTCAGGATCCAGGCCGCCGGCGCTCTCGTTGCTGCCGGCTCTTCGGCATGAGCTCAAGACATCCGTCCGTCTGATCTGTGAAGGCGGCATTGCATCCCCGGAGGAAGCCCGCTCAGCCCTTGAGGCTGGAGCGGACAACGTTGTTGTGGGCACTGCAATCACCGGAGTGGATCTGCAGGTGGCTGCCTACTGCCGGGGCATGGCTGGCTGA
- the groL gene encoding chaperonin GroEL (60 kDa chaperone family; promotes refolding of misfolded polypeptides especially under stressful conditions; forms two stacked rings of heptamers to form a barrel-shaped 14mer; ends can be capped by GroES; misfolded proteins enter the barrel where they are refolded when GroES binds), with the protein MAKLLSFSDDSRSSLERGVDALADAVRVTIGPRGRNVVLEKKFGAPDIVNDGDTIAREIELKDPFENLGAKLIQQVASKTKDKAGDGTTTATVLAQAMVREGLRNTAAGASPVELRRGMEKAVAQVITSLTERSQSVAGEAIRQVATVSSGGDDEVGQMVAEAMDRVSVDGVITVEESKSLATELEITEGMAFDRGYSSPYFVTDGDRQICEFDNPLILLTDRKISSIADLVPVLEEVQKGGSPLLILAEEVEGEALATLVVNKNRGVLQVAAVRAPSFGERRKAALEDIAILTGGTVISEDRAMTLDKVSLSDLGKARRITISKENTTIVANEDHQSAVADRVASIKRELDATDSDYDKEKLNERIAKLAGGVAVIKVGAPTETELKNRKLRIEDALNATRAAVEEGIVAGGGSTLLQLSDNLDSLAASLSGELRTGVEIVQRALTAPVHQIAANAGRNGDVVIAEMRSSGKGFNAMTGTFEDLLASGIVDAAKVVRLAVQDAVSIAGLLITTEVVIADKPEPPAAAAPDGGGDPMGGMGGMGGMGMPGMGGMGGMGMPGMGGMGMPGMM; encoded by the coding sequence ATGGCCAAACTTCTTTCCTTTTCCGACGACTCCCGCAGCTCCCTTGAGCGTGGTGTCGACGCCCTCGCTGACGCCGTTCGCGTCACCATCGGCCCCCGCGGCCGCAATGTGGTTCTCGAAAAGAAATTCGGCGCTCCTGACATCGTCAATGACGGCGACACGATCGCCCGAGAAATCGAACTCAAGGATCCGTTCGAGAACCTCGGCGCCAAGCTGATTCAGCAGGTGGCTTCCAAAACCAAGGACAAAGCCGGAGACGGAACCACCACCGCAACAGTTCTGGCCCAGGCAATGGTCAGGGAAGGTCTGCGCAACACAGCTGCCGGCGCCAGCCCTGTGGAACTGCGCCGCGGCATGGAAAAAGCTGTGGCACAGGTGATCACCAGCCTTACGGAACGCAGTCAGAGCGTCGCCGGCGAAGCGATCCGACAGGTCGCCACCGTTAGCTCAGGAGGAGATGACGAGGTCGGGCAAATGGTGGCGGAAGCCATGGATCGCGTCAGCGTCGATGGCGTCATCACGGTGGAGGAATCCAAGTCGCTGGCGACCGAGCTGGAAATCACCGAAGGGATGGCCTTTGATCGCGGATACAGCTCCCCGTACTTCGTCACAGACGGGGACCGTCAGATCTGCGAATTCGATAATCCTCTGATCCTGCTCACGGATCGCAAGATCAGTTCCATTGCCGATCTTGTCCCCGTCCTGGAAGAGGTTCAAAAAGGTGGATCACCCCTGCTGATCCTGGCCGAAGAGGTCGAGGGTGAAGCCCTTGCCACCCTCGTCGTGAACAAGAACAGGGGCGTGCTTCAGGTCGCTGCTGTGAGAGCTCCTTCGTTCGGGGAGCGCCGCAAGGCTGCCCTCGAGGACATCGCCATCCTGACGGGAGGCACGGTCATCAGCGAAGACAGGGCGATGACCCTCGACAAGGTGAGCCTCTCGGATCTTGGTAAGGCTCGGCGCATCACGATCAGCAAGGAGAACACCACGATCGTCGCCAATGAAGACCACCAGAGTGCCGTTGCCGATCGCGTTGCCTCCATCAAGCGGGAGCTGGATGCAACCGATTCCGACTACGACAAGGAAAAACTGAACGAGCGGATTGCCAAGCTGGCAGGTGGAGTGGCAGTGATCAAAGTTGGGGCTCCGACGGAGACCGAACTCAAAAACCGGAAATTACGGATCGAAGATGCCCTGAACGCCACCCGCGCCGCCGTTGAGGAAGGCATCGTGGCCGGAGGTGGAAGCACGCTTCTGCAGCTGTCCGACAACCTCGATTCACTGGCGGCAAGCCTCAGTGGCGAATTACGTACTGGCGTTGAAATTGTCCAGAGAGCTCTGACAGCTCCCGTTCATCAAATTGCCGCCAATGCCGGTCGCAACGGCGATGTTGTGATTGCTGAGATGCGATCCAGCGGCAAGGGTTTCAATGCCATGACCGGCACCTTTGAAGACCTGCTGGCCTCCGGGATCGTGGACGCCGCCAAGGTGGTTCGTCTCGCAGTTCAGGATGCCGTTTCCATTGCTGGCCTGCTGATCACCACAGAAGTGGTGATCGCTGACAAACCTGAACCGCCGGCAGCCGCAGCACCCGATGGGGGCGGTGATCCCATGGGTGGGATGGGAGGAATGGGCGGTATGGGAATGCCTGGTATGGGCGGAATGGGTGGTATGGGAATGCCCGGCATGGGCGGTATGGGAATGCCAGGAATGATGTGA
- the fabG gene encoding 3-oxoacyl-[acyl-carrier-protein] reductase — protein sequence MTTPASIAGQTALVTGGGRGIGRAVALSLAEAGAEVVVNYSSSAQAAEEVVSAIKDGGGKAYALQANVSIEDDVETLFKTVLERSGRLDVLVNNAGITRDGLLMRMKTSDWQAVIDLNLTGVFLCSRAVARPMLKQKSGRIINITSVVGLMGNAGQANYAAAKAGVVGLTRSTAKELASRGITVNAVAPGFIATDMTKGLDADAILRDIPLGTFGTQEQVAGAVRFLAADPAAGYITGQVLQVDGGMVMA from the coding sequence ATGACCACCCCTGCTTCGATCGCCGGTCAGACCGCGCTGGTGACGGGAGGCGGACGGGGCATCGGCCGCGCCGTCGCGCTTTCTTTGGCGGAAGCAGGTGCAGAAGTGGTGGTGAACTACTCAAGTTCCGCGCAAGCCGCTGAGGAGGTCGTGAGCGCGATCAAGGATGGCGGTGGCAAGGCTTACGCGCTTCAGGCGAATGTGTCGATCGAAGACGACGTGGAGACCCTGTTCAAAACGGTGCTGGAGCGCAGCGGCCGACTGGACGTGCTGGTGAACAACGCCGGCATCACGCGCGATGGCCTGCTGATGCGCATGAAGACCAGCGACTGGCAAGCGGTGATTGATCTCAATCTCACCGGCGTGTTCCTGTGCAGTCGTGCCGTTGCACGTCCGATGCTGAAACAGAAAAGTGGTCGGATCATCAACATCACCTCGGTGGTGGGCCTGATGGGGAATGCCGGCCAGGCGAACTACGCAGCAGCCAAGGCGGGGGTTGTTGGACTAACCCGAAGCACGGCGAAGGAGCTGGCCAGCCGTGGCATCACGGTGAATGCGGTGGCCCCTGGTTTCATCGCGACCGACATGACCAAGGGTCTGGATGCCGATGCCATTCTTCGCGACATTCCCCTGGGAACCTTCGGAACGCAGGAACAGGTTGCTGGAGCAGTGCGTTTTCTGGCCGCTGATCCAGCCGCGGGTTACATCACTGGCCAGGTGTTGCAGGTGGATGGCGGAATGGTGATGGCCTGA
- a CDS encoding TrkA family potassium uptake protein, whose translation MSRSWRRNQTRRQFQTLTAPWRGPIAALSTVILAGAAGYRITEGWDWGDCLWMVLITISTIGYGEIEPLSPQGRLVTVLIVIGGLLVVQLSIQRVLGLTESGYFRRLRELRFQRTLMRMRDHVILCGYGRMGQEISAQLQKESIPLVVIETDPDRRDVAEARGLNVVHADATMDDTLLDAGLEHCRSLVVALPGDASNLYVILSARDLRPDCRLIARANTVEASSKLRLAGASVVVSPYVAGGRVMAASALRPLAVNFMELLAGSDYEIEEFQLSSDPRQLATVHRRSLQELELGRRSGAMVLAIRDGERLIANPSSDVQLGPGQLLIVLGSKEQLAVFQGLLGEAVITVDNMPA comes from the coding sequence ATGTCGCGGTCATGGCGGAGAAATCAGACCCGGCGACAGTTCCAGACCCTGACGGCGCCATGGCGTGGACCCATTGCCGCCTTGTCAACCGTGATTCTGGCTGGCGCAGCGGGATACCGGATCACGGAAGGATGGGACTGGGGGGACTGCCTCTGGATGGTGCTGATCACGATCAGCACCATCGGTTACGGCGAGATCGAACCGCTCTCTCCGCAAGGACGGCTGGTCACGGTGCTGATCGTGATCGGAGGACTGCTGGTGGTGCAGCTATCGATCCAGCGCGTTCTGGGGCTGACAGAATCGGGGTACTTCCGTCGGCTGAGGGAACTTCGTTTCCAGCGAACGCTGATGCGTATGCGTGATCACGTCATCCTCTGCGGGTATGGCCGCATGGGCCAGGAGATCTCCGCTCAGCTCCAGAAGGAGTCGATTCCACTGGTCGTGATCGAAACCGATCCCGACCGAAGAGATGTCGCTGAGGCCAGGGGTTTGAACGTGGTGCATGCCGACGCCACCATGGATGACACCTTGCTGGATGCTGGTCTGGAGCATTGCCGCAGCCTCGTGGTGGCACTGCCAGGTGATGCCTCCAACCTTTATGTGATTCTCAGTGCCAGAGATCTGCGTCCGGACTGTCGGCTAATCGCCAGAGCCAACACCGTCGAGGCGTCTTCAAAACTGCGGTTGGCCGGTGCCAGCGTTGTGGTCAGCCCCTATGTGGCCGGAGGACGGGTGATGGCCGCGTCTGCGCTGCGTCCGCTGGCCGTGAATTTCATGGAACTCCTGGCGGGCTCCGACTATGAAATCGAGGAATTCCAGCTCAGCAGCGATCCACGCCAGTTGGCGACTGTTCATCGCCGATCGCTTCAGGAACTGGAATTGGGGCGTCGCAGTGGCGCCATGGTGCTGGCCATCAGGGATGGTGAACGCTTGATCGCCAATCCCAGCAGTGATGTTCAGCTCGGTCCAGGACAACTCCTGATTGTTCTGGGAAGCAAAGAGCAACTCGCCGTGTTCCAGGGATTGCTGGGCGAAGCGGTGATCACCGTCGACAACATGCCTGCCTGA
- a CDS encoding glycosyltransferase family 9 protein, producing the protein MRVLALSPGPLKDQLVRMPALASLCRTLGASLQVACDPTSRAAWMLVPALDKLIPIDFENDPALSDWANLLGSIREPDFQICLNFVEGRQVNLMLSMSRIMTRIGRTGFSCTELVDDGPGWSAQRLAPWLKPLGVSLDADAFRLTIPQATLDQIRSDHPEGDGPLLLMAPKGDNTDWPEAHWNALPAVIQTRLANLRCDSLSADVSLNRKAAAVACADVVLTSCPITQLLAVFSGTPLVALGAEPGLLPERSDLRCLGTVSELRSLQEDEVLKALGF; encoded by the coding sequence ATGCGAGTTCTTGCCCTCAGCCCGGGGCCGCTGAAGGATCAACTGGTTCGGATGCCAGCCCTGGCAAGCCTCTGCCGCACGCTGGGCGCCAGCCTCCAGGTGGCCTGCGACCCAACCAGCCGTGCAGCCTGGATGCTGGTTCCGGCCCTGGACAAGCTGATTCCGATCGACTTCGAAAACGATCCAGCCCTCTCCGACTGGGCCAACCTGCTGGGATCGATCCGAGAACCCGATTTCCAGATCTGCCTGAATTTCGTCGAAGGACGCCAGGTAAACCTGATGCTCTCGATGAGCCGCATCATGACCAGGATCGGCCGCACGGGCTTTTCCTGTACCGAGCTTGTGGACGATGGTCCTGGCTGGTCGGCCCAACGCTTAGCCCCTTGGCTGAAACCGCTTGGGGTATCCCTGGATGCCGATGCGTTCAGACTCACAATTCCCCAGGCAACACTGGATCAGATCCGTTCGGACCATCCCGAAGGAGACGGTCCCCTGCTGCTCATGGCTCCAAAAGGCGATAACACCGACTGGCCAGAAGCGCATTGGAACGCTCTGCCCGCCGTAATCCAAACGCGCCTCGCCAACCTGCGCTGTGACAGCCTCTCGGCGGATGTGTCCCTGAACCGCAAAGCCGCAGCCGTGGCGTGTGCAGATGTCGTGCTGACCAGTTGTCCAATCACCCAGCTGCTAGCGGTGTTCAGCGGGACACCGCTTGTCGCCCTCGGTGCAGAGCCAGGACTTCTGCCTGAGAGAAGCGATCTTCGCTGTCTCGGCACTGTGTCTGAGCTGAGGTCACTTCAAGAGGATGAGGTGCTCAAAGCCCTCGGTTTTTGA
- the ispD gene encoding 2-C-methyl-D-erythritol 4-phosphate cytidylyltransferase — protein MHLLIAAAGSGRRMGADRNKLLLPLAGRPLIAWTLDAAMEAEQISWIGLVGQEVDRDEIVSLLDNVQKPVVWIQGGSTRQESVLRGLDALPAQANHVLIHDGARCLAEPDLFDRCAVALEQGGALIAATPVTDTIKKVNGDGQILETPLRAELWAAQTPQGFAVDQLRQGHAEALKKGWTVTDDASLYERLGWPVRVLDAGPSNIKVTTPFDLTVAKAVLALRRLG, from the coding sequence GTGCATCTGTTGATCGCCGCCGCCGGCAGCGGTCGGCGTATGGGGGCGGATCGCAACAAACTGCTGCTCCCGCTTGCTGGTCGTCCGCTGATCGCCTGGACGCTTGACGCGGCAATGGAGGCGGAACAGATCTCTTGGATCGGCCTGGTCGGCCAGGAGGTGGACCGGGACGAGATTGTCTCGCTGCTCGACAACGTCCAGAAACCCGTTGTGTGGATTCAGGGGGGAAGCACCCGCCAGGAATCTGTGCTGCGTGGTCTTGATGCTCTGCCTGCGCAGGCCAACCATGTTCTGATCCATGACGGAGCCCGTTGCCTGGCAGAGCCCGACCTGTTTGATCGCTGTGCTGTGGCTCTTGAACAGGGTGGAGCCCTCATCGCGGCTACGCCTGTCACCGACACGATTAAAAAGGTGAATGGTGACGGCCAGATTCTGGAGACGCCTCTGCGTGCCGAGCTGTGGGCCGCTCAGACCCCGCAGGGTTTCGCGGTGGATCAACTGCGACAGGGACATGCCGAGGCGCTGAAAAAGGGCTGGACTGTCACCGACGACGCCTCGCTCTACGAACGACTCGGATGGCCGGTTCGCGTGCTCGATGCGGGACCGTCCAACATCAAAGTGACAACACCGTTCGATCTGACGGTTGCGAAAGCGGTGCTGGCCCTCAGGCGATTAGGCTGA
- a CDS encoding LD-carboxypeptidase, which translates to MKPLVPAAPLTAGAIVATVAASSAIPDEERLLQGVAVLESWGLNCLRPEIVGRHWGYLAGTDQERRGDFLTPESVSLLACARGGWGAARLLESELPWRPGWLLGFSDVTALLWSRLAAGYDGGIHGPLLTTLAEEPGWSQERLRQLLFGEPASDLNGVGLGGGQATGPLVVANLTVATHLLGSDHMPDLRGALLIFEDVGEAPYRIDRMLTQWRLCGALNGLAGIGFGHFQDCFDDDRPRDWCFSLDDVLKERTGDLGIPRVLNLPIGHRPGNAALPMGRLARLDGDKGLLSLIA; encoded by the coding sequence ATGAAGCCCCTTGTCCCAGCTGCACCGCTGACTGCCGGCGCCATCGTGGCCACCGTGGCAGCCAGTTCAGCCATTCCCGATGAGGAACGACTCCTTCAGGGAGTGGCTGTGCTGGAGAGCTGGGGCTTGAACTGCCTGCGTCCTGAGATCGTCGGGCGTCACTGGGGCTATCTCGCAGGCACCGATCAGGAGCGGCGTGGCGACTTTCTGACACCAGAGTCCGTCTCGCTTCTGGCCTGTGCCAGGGGGGGCTGGGGAGCAGCTCGTCTTCTGGAATCGGAACTTCCCTGGCGCCCAGGCTGGTTACTGGGTTTCTCCGATGTCACGGCCCTGCTTTGGAGCCGCCTGGCCGCTGGCTACGACGGTGGCATTCATGGACCTCTGCTCACGACCCTGGCGGAGGAGCCAGGCTGGAGCCAGGAACGTCTGCGTCAATTGTTGTTCGGCGAACCCGCCAGTGATCTCAACGGGGTTGGGCTCGGCGGTGGGCAGGCAACCGGTCCTCTCGTGGTCGCCAATCTCACGGTGGCCACCCATCTTTTGGGATCGGATCACATGCCCGATCTCAGGGGAGCTCTCCTCATCTTTGAAGATGTTGGCGAGGCGCCTTATCGCATTGATCGCATGCTCACGCAGTGGCGCCTCTGTGGAGCACTGAACGGTCTGGCCGGAATCGGGTTTGGACATTTCCAGGACTGCTTTGACGACGACCGTCCGCGGGACTGGTGCTTCAGCCTCGACGACGTGCTGAAGGAACGCACAGGGGACCTTGGCATTCCCAGGGTTTTGAATCTCCCCATTGGCCACCGTCCTGGCAATGCGGCCCTGCCGATGGGCCGGCTTGCCCGGCTCGACGGCGACAAGGGGCTTCTCAGCCTAATCGCCTGA
- a CDS encoding 4-hydroxybenzoate polyprenyltransferase, giving the protein MGPWVELLRWNKPTGRLILLIPAGWALWLSPSAPPALLLLLQIMVGGLAVSGAGCIANDLWDRRIDGRVERTKMRPLARGAIQIRTALKMLVALLVISLLVVLSLPTESLKLCLVLAVMALPPVLLYPSAKRWFPFPQAVLALCWGFAVLIPWAAAETQISFSWSLFSTWLATLLWTFGFDTVYAMADRRDDAALGLRSSALTLGRAAVATVRLCYGAVSVLLGIAALDAGMHWSVWPFWLAASVLMQLSCTPLEREEASMATFGRHFMRQVQLGSLLLLGFVLGRLA; this is encoded by the coding sequence ATGGGGCCATGGGTTGAGCTGCTGCGCTGGAATAAGCCCACAGGTCGGCTGATTCTGCTGATTCCGGCGGGCTGGGCCTTGTGGCTGAGCCCTTCGGCACCTCCCGCACTGCTTCTGCTGCTGCAGATCATGGTGGGTGGTCTGGCGGTCAGTGGCGCCGGCTGCATCGCCAACGACCTCTGGGATCGACGCATCGATGGCCGCGTTGAACGCACCAAGATGCGTCCCTTGGCCAGGGGCGCCATCCAGATCCGCACAGCCCTCAAAATGCTTGTCGCCTTGCTGGTGATCAGCCTGCTGGTGGTGCTGAGTCTTCCCACAGAAAGCCTGAAGCTGTGTCTTGTTCTGGCGGTCATGGCACTGCCACCGGTCCTGCTTTACCCATCAGCAAAACGCTGGTTCCCATTCCCACAGGCCGTGCTTGCCCTCTGCTGGGGTTTCGCCGTCCTGATCCCCTGGGCAGCTGCGGAAACACAGATCAGCTTCAGTTGGAGTCTGTTCAGCACCTGGCTCGCCACGTTGCTGTGGACCTTTGGCTTCGACACCGTCTACGCGATGGCGGATCGGCGCGATGACGCCGCTCTGGGTCTCAGAAGCAGTGCCCTCACCCTGGGACGTGCCGCTGTGGCAACGGTGAGGCTTTGTTATGGAGCCGTGAGTGTGCTGCTCGGCATCGCAGCCCTCGACGCCGGCATGCACTGGAGTGTCTGGCCGTTCTGGCTGGCGGCCAGCGTGCTGATGCAGCTCAGCTGCACACCCTTGGAACGAGAGGAAGCCTCGATGGCCACCTTTGGGCGACATTTCATGCGACAGGTGCAGCTCGGCAGCCTGCTTCTTCTCGGCTTTGTCTTGGGTCGCCTCGCCTGA